One genomic segment of Sanyastnella coralliicola includes these proteins:
- a CDS encoding tetratricopeptide repeat-containing hybrid sensor histidine kinase/response regulator, protein MRGLLRCILVALGLACVSPNLRAQEVVFADSLEFEIFLQRLHSLAASQPDSNMVLTKQALNVQNTKYPVLFAELLRQHLSSALYAERREELKEDINFWLAYAGGENGDNYLAKSLSGIQYRMTAYQYEGDTLEFLVKARDRFIAQEIKPQPYYNLILTTIDRALIQGYSSIGRYDLAVEMSIEVLNFDIPELYRESAFYDQYRIGILYHRMGDFDSAKEFFQRAVDEVGEIDNGAEREIYAKAWHFIGIIAREKGDTTTWINHAEQAVELFEEHSSPNAANPLLDLADYYLIRGEEDKAVQYAERAETTSWVGEQYPEYRRANILLFYSRLNYGKGNLDKAIELALEAVEYDKDRRVYEQLIPYVPNLLAEKGDYKSAYEFSTKYQEEYSSFINLKSVRSIERSRRLNELQKKETQRLAEREVLQTKLAQEEERSSFERTILILAVALILLLIFIMVRVLFSRSRLSQMNDQLSEQAEELIIARDKADRASRVKTDFLSVMSHEIRTPLNGIIGMNRELMKESPREDQIEKLQMVGSASKHLLDLLNDILDFSKLNEGKIELDKTPVSIYSFLDEVVKMAKAMGARKELKIIEAFDSDLPKYLMIDDLRLMQVMSNLVSNAVKFTPNGSITIKATMNQSRLDLSVIDTGIGIPAEKQNSIFDAYTQASTTTTRTFGGTGLGLSISRGLVELMGGHVALNSEAGVGSTFSISLPVEEVSAPDLLLEEEDAKQGEFSDRKFLIAEDNELNQAVIGAILKRWGVAFDIATDGVMAVDMAEKGEYDLVLMDIQMPNMDGMDATRSIRSSHNPSISKLPIIALTASALPEEVEAMKAAGMDEHVLKPIDTSKLVSAIRSNLAKVSKAS, encoded by the coding sequence GTGAGAGGTTTACTACGCTGTATTCTTGTGGCGCTGGGTTTAGCGTGTGTTTCCCCGAATCTGAGGGCGCAAGAAGTGGTGTTTGCTGATTCTCTTGAATTTGAAATCTTCCTTCAAAGACTCCATTCGCTGGCCGCATCTCAGCCAGACTCTAACATGGTGTTGACCAAACAGGCTCTCAACGTTCAGAACACGAAATATCCAGTACTTTTCGCCGAGCTCTTACGCCAGCATTTAAGTTCCGCGCTTTATGCTGAAAGAAGGGAAGAATTGAAAGAAGACATCAATTTTTGGTTGGCGTATGCAGGAGGAGAGAATGGAGATAACTACTTGGCCAAATCGTTAAGTGGAATTCAATACCGAATGACCGCTTATCAATATGAAGGAGACACACTCGAGTTTCTCGTAAAGGCCAGAGATCGATTCATCGCGCAGGAAATCAAGCCCCAACCATACTATAATCTCATTCTAACGACAATTGATAGAGCACTTATTCAGGGTTATTCCTCCATTGGAAGATATGATTTAGCGGTTGAGATGAGTATTGAAGTCTTGAACTTTGACATTCCTGAATTGTACCGTGAAAGCGCGTTCTACGATCAGTATAGAATTGGAATATTATACCATCGAATGGGTGATTTTGATTCGGCAAAGGAGTTTTTTCAACGCGCGGTAGATGAGGTAGGTGAGATAGACAATGGTGCCGAAAGAGAAATTTACGCTAAGGCATGGCATTTCATTGGTATTATCGCTCGAGAGAAAGGAGATACAACTACATGGATTAATCATGCCGAGCAAGCGGTAGAGCTTTTTGAAGAGCATAGTTCACCTAATGCCGCGAACCCTTTGCTTGATTTAGCAGATTACTATCTCATAAGAGGTGAGGAGGACAAGGCTGTGCAATATGCAGAAAGAGCGGAAACGACCTCTTGGGTGGGTGAACAGTATCCTGAGTATAGACGTGCGAATATTTTGCTGTTTTATTCTCGTTTGAATTATGGAAAGGGAAATCTTGATAAAGCAATTGAGCTCGCACTAGAGGCCGTTGAATATGATAAAGACCGTCGTGTTTACGAGCAGTTAATTCCTTACGTTCCAAATCTCCTTGCGGAGAAAGGAGATTATAAAAGCGCCTACGAATTTTCTACAAAATATCAGGAGGAATATTCTTCGTTTATCAACCTGAAATCTGTTCGTTCCATTGAACGATCACGTCGTCTCAATGAGCTTCAGAAGAAGGAGACCCAACGACTTGCAGAACGAGAAGTGCTTCAAACGAAACTAGCGCAAGAAGAAGAACGCAGTAGTTTCGAACGGACCATTCTTATTCTTGCCGTCGCATTGATTCTTTTGCTGATTTTCATCATGGTTAGGGTCCTTTTTAGCCGTTCTCGACTTTCACAAATGAATGACCAGCTTTCAGAACAAGCTGAAGAATTGATTATTGCTCGAGACAAGGCAGACAGGGCTTCCCGAGTTAAGACAGATTTTCTTTCTGTGATGTCACATGAGATTCGGACACCGCTCAATGGTATCATTGGGATGAATCGAGAATTGATGAAGGAATCGCCAAGAGAAGACCAGATAGAGAAACTTCAGATGGTAGGATCTGCTTCAAAACACCTGCTAGATCTCTTGAACGACATTCTCGATTTCAGCAAACTAAATGAAGGTAAAATCGAGCTCGATAAAACACCCGTTTCAATTTATTCCTTCCTAGATGAGGTGGTGAAAATGGCGAAGGCAATGGGAGCCAGAAAAGAGCTCAAGATTATCGAAGCATTTGATAGCGACCTTCCTAAGTACTTGATGATTGATGACTTGAGACTGATGCAAGTGATGTCTAATCTTGTTTCGAATGCGGTCAAATTCACACCTAATGGTTCAATCACCATCAAGGCAACAATGAATCAATCCCGGCTTGATTTGTCTGTGATAGATACAGGCATTGGAATTCCAGCTGAGAAACAGAATTCCATTTTCGATGCGTACACTCAAGCTTCAACCACCACTACAAGAACATTCGGTGGTACAGGATTAGGACTATCGATTTCTCGGGGGTTAGTAGAGCTCATGGGTGGCCATGTAGCTTTGAATAGTGAGGCAGGTGTTGGTTCTACCTTCTCGATTTCATTACCAGTTGAAGAAGTCAGTGCTCCAGATTTGCTGCTTGAAGAAGAAGATGCGAAGCAAGGAGAGTTCTCCGACCGCAAATTCTTAATTGCAGAAGACAACGAGTTGAATCAAGCTGTGATTGGGGCGATCCTGAAGCGCTGGGGTGTGGCTTTTGATATCGCTACCGATGGAGTAATGGCCGTTGACATGGCAGAAAAAGGTGAGTATGACCTGGTGTTGATGGACATCCAGATGCCGAATATGGATGGTATGGATGCCACACGCTCCATTCGTAGTTCTCACAACCCATCGATTTCAAAGCTTCCGATCATCGCACTCACCGCTTCGGCTTTGCCGGAAGAAGTGGAAGCCATGAAGGCTGCTGGCATGGATGAACACGTCTTGAAACCAATTGATACTTCAAAGCTGGTTTCGGCGATCCGCAGCAACTTGGCCAAGGTCTCAAAGGCCAGCTAA